A single region of the Hylaeus volcanicus isolate JK05 chromosome 5, UHH_iyHylVolc1.0_haploid, whole genome shotgun sequence genome encodes:
- the LOC128876574 gene encoding uncharacterized protein LOC128876574 — protein MERAKHDWSTKHEDMLKILESRATAGKYHATCYCMFLLPSALFIMTCHIASFILIKETGNGTRTNYFPIMTEYMIDEEKYLYLIVFHQNLSLLICASVYMGTEALYIMWLHHAASLFEVSSYHIQEAVSKGSVQQNDSQELVDFNSKRSIISAVIAHRKATRSVFAR, from the exons ATGGAACGCGCGAAACACGACTGGAGCACGAAACACGAAGACATGCTTAAAATCTTAGAGAGTCGGGCCACCGCGGGAAAGTATCATGCTACGTGCTACTGTA TGTTTCTTCTGCCATCGGCATTGTTTATCATGACATGTCACATAGCATCTTTCATTCTAATCAAAGAGACTGGGAACGGGACTCGAACAAACTATTTTCCAATAATGACGGAATACATGATCGACGAGGAAAAGTACCTGTACCTCATTGTATTCCATCAGAACTTATCTTTGTTGATATGCGCAAGCGTATACATGGGTACGGAAGCATTGTACATTATGTGGCTGCATCACGCCGCCAGCCTGTTCGAAGTCTCTAG TTACCATATCCAAGAAGCAGTATCCAAGGGATCTGTTCAGCAGAACGATTCTCAAGAGCTAGTGGATTTTAACAGTAAAAGGTCTATAATAAGCGCAGTAATTGCGCATAGGAAGGCGACAAGGTCAGTATTTGCTCGATGA